One genomic region from Bacillota bacterium encodes:
- the thiM gene encoding hydroxyethylthiazole kinase: MGNNTTLKCAELISEVRSKKPLVHHITNYVTVNDCANIVLAIGASPIMADDIGEVEDIVSISSVLVINIGTLNSRTINSMIAAGKKANELKIPVVLDPVGAGASPLRNDTVNKLISEIKFSVIRGNMSEIRFISGLHASTRGVDASEADVKGTESGIQVAEELAEKLKCVVAITGAVDYVSDGIRTVSIKNGHPMLSSVTGTGCMCTSLIGSFCGATRDYFLGAVSGISSMGIAGETAFEKAGDMGTSSFRTALIDSISKLDSRYFESRSKIDEI, translated from the coding sequence GTGGGAAATAATACTACTTTAAAATGTGCTGAACTCATTAGTGAGGTGCGCAGTAAAAAACCGTTAGTTCACCATATTACTAATTATGTTACAGTGAACGACTGCGCCAACATTGTGCTTGCCATCGGAGCATCGCCAATTATGGCTGACGATATAGGAGAGGTGGAAGATATCGTTTCTATTTCCTCAGTTTTGGTTATAAATATCGGAACGCTTAACAGCCGTACGATAAATTCGATGATCGCAGCCGGCAAAAAGGCAAATGAATTAAAGATCCCTGTTGTGCTTGATCCAGTCGGAGCTGGTGCTTCGCCGCTTAGAAATGATACTGTTAACAAGCTAATTAGTGAAATAAAATTCAGCGTTATACGCGGGAATATGTCTGAGATACGTTTTATCAGTGGACTCCACGCAAGCACAAGAGGTGTTGACGCATCTGAAGCCGATGTGAAAGGAACAGAAAGCGGCATCCAAGTTGCAGAAGAACTTGCAGAAAAACTTAAATGCGTTGTCGCTATTACCGGCGCTGTTGATTATGTATCTGATGGTATTAGAACAGTAAGCATAAAAAACGGCCATCCAATGCTTTCCTCCGTAACGGGGACTGGCTGTATGTGCACATCTCTTATCGGTTCTTTTTGCGGAGCCACAAGGGATTATTTCTTAGGCGCGGTTTCAGGCATATCATCAATGGGTATAGCAGGAGAGACCGCCTTTGAAAAAGCCGGAGATATGGGAACAAGCAGTTTTAGGACGGCGCTTATTGACAGCATAAGCAAACTTGACTCGAGATATTTTGAATCAAGATCGAAAATTGATGAAATATAA
- a CDS encoding alpha-galactosidase, with the protein METKENVTLKHNDIAMEFENTKKGLWLKAFNCGEVSKLNKSVPYPCFQLSVAGIPYGGNNALTEIYSALPTEMNMEDIKSNDEEIIITYKHEKLGLSVKVDMQLIKGANVIRQTTAVRNDGDSPVILTHVSSMFMNGIATDGIRPWYDEKKVKVHYCRQAWNGEGQWRNSSLSDLGLYKCTTHPGASAVHFSSQGSWSTGRLLPMAVIEDIESNKVWYFQIETSSNWHMEIGYMGSWKNDDGALCIHADAADERFGGFNLTLKPGESFTSVPVAVGCCKGNFDDAVKELTSYRRNVLKPRKAWDNEFPVVFNDYMNCLWGNPTIEKLTPKIDAAAEEGAECFCIDAGWFGDRDKSWGRMLGDWIPSKDRFDKGLESVLDYIKSKNMIPGVWLEMEVCGDESNLGKKPDSWFLMRNGVRVGGGARWFLNFENPEVRGYLHNIIDSLVSMGVGFIKNDYNACIGSGCDKGGIASSYGLIKHFEAFYSFIDEVRKKHPTLIIENCGSGGMREDYGVLSHFHIQSSSDQEDCYNFPSIAVGSLASILPEQLGIWAYPYPLVFANKDNPDILKDQKYLDMFADGEKTIFNMVTGLCGNMYLSGNPDAADEFNMSLIKEGISLYKSERSHIHNSHPVWPIGFTDINNRNSWASVGLVNDENSRVLLAVWRLQSGEEYIELPIHKWAGKKAAVKQLYPSSGFETEFYYNEDKGALTVHFKNCCQARFFEIKVL; encoded by the coding sequence ATGGAGACCAAAGAAAACGTAACGCTTAAACATAACGATATAGCAATGGAGTTTGAAAACACAAAAAAAGGTCTGTGGCTTAAGGCATTTAACTGCGGGGAAGTTTCTAAATTAAATAAAAGTGTTCCTTACCCCTGCTTTCAGCTTTCTGTTGCAGGTATACCGTATGGTGGAAATAATGCCCTTACTGAAATATACTCGGCTTTGCCAACCGAAATGAATATGGAAGACATAAAAAGTAACGATGAAGAGATCATTATTACATATAAACATGAAAAATTGGGACTATCCGTTAAAGTTGATATGCAGCTTATTAAAGGTGCAAATGTAATCAGACAGACGACAGCTGTCAGAAATGACGGGGATTCGCCGGTTATCTTGACCCATGTATCTTCAATGTTTATGAATGGTATTGCAACAGACGGAATTAGACCATGGTATGATGAGAAGAAAGTGAAAGTTCATTATTGCAGACAGGCTTGGAATGGGGAAGGTCAGTGGAGAAATTCAAGCCTTTCCGATCTGGGACTTTATAAATGCACGACTCACCCCGGGGCATCGGCTGTTCACTTTTCGTCACAAGGAAGCTGGAGTACTGGGAGACTTCTTCCGATGGCGGTAATTGAAGACATAGAGTCAAATAAAGTTTGGTATTTTCAGATCGAAACGTCTTCAAATTGGCACATGGAGATTGGATACATGGGCTCATGGAAGAATGATGACGGCGCCTTATGTATTCATGCCGATGCGGCAGATGAAAGATTTGGCGGATTCAATCTTACGCTTAAGCCGGGTGAAAGCTTTACTTCTGTTCCGGTTGCTGTCGGATGCTGCAAAGGAAACTTTGACGATGCAGTAAAAGAGCTGACATCTTACAGAAGAAACGTGCTTAAACCACGGAAGGCATGGGACAATGAATTCCCTGTTGTGTTCAATGATTATATGAACTGTCTTTGGGGCAATCCGACAATAGAAAAGCTTACTCCGAAGATAGACGCCGCCGCGGAAGAGGGGGCTGAATGTTTCTGCATAGATGCCGGATGGTTTGGAGACAGGGACAAATCCTGGGGAAGGATGCTTGGCGACTGGATACCGAGTAAGGACAGATTTGACAAAGGCCTTGAAAGCGTGCTTGATTATATCAAGTCAAAAAATATGATACCAGGCGTATGGCTTGAGATGGAGGTTTGCGGAGATGAATCGAATCTCGGAAAAAAGCCGGATTCGTGGTTTTTGATGCGAAATGGAGTTCGTGTCGGAGGGGGAGCACGCTGGTTCTTAAACTTTGAAAATCCTGAAGTAAGAGGATATTTACATAATATAATTGACAGCTTGGTTTCGATGGGCGTAGGTTTTATTAAAAATGATTATAACGCATGCATAGGCTCAGGGTGCGATAAGGGTGGCATTGCTTCATCTTATGGACTAATAAAACACTTTGAGGCATTTTATTCATTTATTGATGAAGTCAGAAAAAAACATCCGACTTTGATAATAGAAAACTGCGGCTCGGGCGGAATGAGAGAAGATTATGGCGTTTTATCGCATTTCCATATTCAAAGCTCCAGTGATCAGGAAGACTGCTATAATTTCCCGTCTATTGCTGTTGGGAGCCTAGCGTCCATTCTGCCGGAGCAGCTGGGAATATGGGCTTATCCTTATCCGCTTGTGTTTGCAAACAAAGATAATCCGGATATATTAAAAGACCAGAAATATCTAGATATGTTTGCTGATGGGGAAAAGACTATTTTTAATATGGTAACTGGATTGTGCGGAAACATGTATCTTTCCGGCAATCCTGATGCTGCTGACGAATTCAATATGTCCCTAATAAAAGAGGGGATTTCGCTTTATAAATCGGAACGCAGTCATATCCACAATTCACACCCGGTCTGGCCGATTGGTTTTACAGATATAAATAACAGAAATTCATGGGCGAGTGTCGGACTTGTGAATGATGAAAACAGCAGAGTGCTGCTGGCGGTATGGAGACTTCAGAGCGGTGAGGAATATATAGAACTTCCAATTCACAAATGGGCAGGCAAAAAAGCAGCAGTAAAACAGCTCTATCCGTCAAGCGGATTTGAAACTGAATTTTATTATAATGAAGACAAAGGCGCACTGACAGTTCATTTTAAAAATTGCTGTCAGGCAAGGTTTTTTGAAATAAAAGTCTTATGA
- a CDS encoding LemA family protein, which yields MKSKTKVLIAVIAVIVLIVVIFAGEYNSMVSQKTNVENSFSNISVQLQRRADLIPNLVNTVKGYAAHETSAINSVTSARAKLAGAKTVQDMDNADNELSGALSRLLVVVENYPNLKADTQFTSLMDELSGTENRISVARKDYNNAATNYNRSIRSFPKNIFAGMFGFKEVAYFQANGNANTVPNVQF from the coding sequence ATGAAAAGTAAAACAAAAGTATTGATCGCGGTTATTGCTGTAATTGTACTTATAGTTGTAATTTTCGCCGGGGAATATAATAGTATGGTAAGCCAGAAAACAAATGTTGAAAATTCGTTTTCAAATATCAGCGTTCAGCTTCAAAGACGTGCTGATTTAATCCCTAATTTAGTTAACACTGTTAAAGGCTATGCGGCTCACGAAACATCAGCAATTAATTCGGTAACCTCTGCACGGGCTAAACTTGCCGGTGCTAAGACTGTCCAGGATATGGATAACGCTGACAATGAGCTTTCCGGTGCCCTGTCCAGACTTTTAGTCGTAGTTGAAAATTATCCTAATTTAAAAGCTGACACGCAGTTTACTTCTTTGATGGATGAACTTTCAGGAACAGAAAACAGGATAAGCGTTGCAAGAAAAGATTATAATAATGCAGCTACAAATTATAATAGATCAATACGTTCATTTCCAAAAAACATCTTCGCCGGGATGTTCGGTTTTAAAGAAGTCGCATATTTTCAGGCGAACGGCAATGCTAACACAGTGCCCAACGTGCAGTTTTAA
- a CDS encoding thiamine diphosphokinase codes for MSRCIIITSYIIGKIRDVIDIKNDDFIICADGGYELAEAENIVPNVLIGDFDSYFGEMPDDITVIKVPAEKDDTDTLLCIKYGIEKGFSDFTIIGGIGGRFDHTYANLQTLAFLCEKKMQAYMTDSENIITMIEGSKITVNKTEGCKLSLFSFSDKCTGVTSTGLKYPLSDFTLENTFPIGVSNEFTNDKAVISNKTGKLLIIISKE; via the coding sequence TTGAGCAGATGCATTATAATCACGTCGTATATAATAGGTAAAATTCGAGATGTGATTGATATTAAAAATGATGATTTTATAATTTGCGCTGACGGCGGATATGAGCTTGCCGAAGCTGAGAACATTGTGCCAAATGTTTTAATTGGTGATTTTGATTCATATTTTGGCGAAATGCCGGATGATATAACGGTTATAAAGGTTCCGGCTGAGAAAGACGATACCGATACGCTTCTTTGTATCAAATATGGAATCGAGAAGGGTTTCAGCGACTTTACTATTATAGGAGGCATAGGAGGGAGATTTGACCATACCTATGCAAACTTGCAGACACTGGCGTTCTTATGCGAAAAGAAAATGCAGGCTTATATGACAGACTCTGAAAATATAATCACTATGATAGAGGGAAGCAAAATAACCGTAAATAAAACCGAGGGCTGTAAATTATCACTTTTTTCGTTTTCGGATAAGTGTACAGGTGTCACATCTACCGGATTAAAATATCCTCTTTCCGACTTTACATTAGAGAATACGTTTCCGATAGGGGTAAGCAATGAGTTCACCAATGATAAGGCTGTTATAAGTAATAAAACCGGAAAACTTTTAATAATAATTTCAAAAGAATAA
- a CDS encoding proton-conducting transporter membrane subunit, giving the protein MQIVMFLMLFLILFPLLIMLAMAVINNQALRSAIIKISVFLIAAASIWLFVLNINNSEPLMFAVNIDFINTLMTSISVLISIYIIYAGFRDKKYWASVLAVLQIISSLAFELAYSGKIHSEYDLMLDNLSLIMVLLVGIIGGLICIFAIGYMAKYHHHKLMKDKSKLFFTTVYAFISAMFGLVLSNNLMWLLFFWEITTFCSFVLIGYTRREDSIRNSYRALIMNMAGGLAFLAGIAWLFKTQGIIELDKLMALAPAAAMVPAILISLSGVVKSAQMPFSSWLLGAMVAPTPTSALLHSSTMVKAGVYIIIRLSPLLKNTPAGFALTLIGAITFLLASFIAISMHNVKRLLAYSTISTLGLIVACAGVGTYQAIWTAILLMIFHAVAKSLLFLSVGTVEHGIDSLNIEDMDGLILRMPKVTVCLLIGISGMFLAPFGMLISKWAALEALIVANPFIAFFVVFGSSATLFFYTKWMGKLIMIIHPSENQEKVVSSAEWFTMGTLSALTVLVCIAFPSISTHIIDPYIRHLYQQDVSMNTGNIVIMLIMMALILTLPFQILLQHKDKKHVIAYLCGANITENNLLYEANTRFHTTKMDVEELKLRNYYFENYFGEDKLGKIGVVTTTLLIAVLFGIILI; this is encoded by the coding sequence ATGCAGATTGTAATGTTTTTAATGCTCTTCTTAATACTTTTTCCATTATTAATAATGCTTGCAATGGCAGTAATCAATAATCAAGCCTTGCGTAGTGCTATTATAAAAATATCTGTGTTTCTTATAGCGGCAGCGTCGATATGGTTATTCGTTCTGAATATTAATAACTCAGAACCTTTGATGTTCGCAGTAAATATTGATTTTATAAACACACTAATGACGTCGATTTCAGTATTGATTTCTATATACATTATTTATGCAGGTTTTCGCGATAAAAAATATTGGGCTTCTGTTTTAGCTGTTTTACAGATAATATCCTCACTCGCTTTTGAACTGGCTTACAGCGGAAAAATACATTCGGAATACGATCTAATGCTGGATAATCTTTCACTGATTATGGTGCTGCTAGTAGGCATAATCGGCGGATTGATCTGCATTTTTGCTATAGGCTACATGGCTAAATATCACCACCATAAACTGATGAAAGATAAGTCAAAACTGTTTTTCACAACTGTCTATGCTTTTATTTCGGCAATGTTCGGGCTCGTTTTGTCAAATAACCTCATGTGGCTATTGTTCTTTTGGGAAATAACCACCTTCTGCTCTTTTGTACTTATCGGTTATACTCGCCGTGAAGATTCAATACGTAACTCCTATCGTGCATTAATCATGAATATGGCAGGAGGGCTTGCCTTTTTAGCCGGTATAGCCTGGCTGTTTAAAACTCAGGGAATTATTGAGCTTGATAAATTGATGGCCTTAGCTCCTGCGGCTGCAATGGTGCCGGCAATTCTGATTAGCTTATCTGGTGTTGTAAAGTCAGCCCAGATGCCTTTTTCGTCATGGCTTTTAGGTGCAATGGTTGCCCCAACTCCTACCTCAGCGCTTCTGCATTCAAGTACAATGGTAAAGGCGGGGGTTTATATTATCATCCGTCTGTCGCCGTTACTTAAGAATACCCCAGCCGGTTTTGCGCTTACGCTTATCGGTGCAATAACATTCTTACTCGCATCATTTATTGCAATCTCAATGCATAACGTCAAGAGACTGCTGGCCTATTCGACAATTTCAACCTTAGGTCTGATCGTTGCATGCGCGGGCGTCGGGACATATCAGGCTATTTGGACCGCAATTTTGCTTATGATTTTCCATGCAGTTGCAAAATCGCTCTTGTTCTTAAGCGTCGGAACAGTAGAACACGGCATAGACAGCCTTAACATAGAGGATATGGACGGGCTTATCCTTCGTATGCCTAAAGTTACAGTTTGTCTTTTGATTGGTATTTCAGGCATGTTCCTAGCTCCGTTTGGCATGCTGATAAGTAAATGGGCGGCACTGGAGGCGTTGATCGTTGCAAATCCATTTATCGCGTTCTTTGTTGTGTTCGGAAGTTCCGCAACGCTGTTCTTCTATACAAAATGGATGGGTAAATTAATCATGATCATTCACCCGTCTGAAAACCAGGAAAAAGTAGTGTCATCCGCTGAATGGTTCACAATGGGCACCCTTTCTGCATTGACTGTCCTTGTCTGCATAGCTTTCCCAAGCATTTCTACCCATATAATTGATCCTTATATACGTCATTTATATCAGCAGGATGTTTCGATGAATACGGGAAACATTGTTATAATGCTTATTATGATGGCTCTTATATTGACCCTTCCGTTCCAGATATTATTGCAGCATAAAGACAAGAAACACGTCATTGCCTATTTATGCGGTGCAAATATCACAGAAAACAATCTTTTATATGAAGCTAACACACGTTTTCATACAACTAAAATGGACGTTGAAGAACTTAAACTTAGAAATTACTATTTTGAAAATTATTTTGGGGAGGATAAACTGGGCAAAATAGGCGTAGTAACAACAACTTTACTGATAGCCGTATTGTTTGGTATAATACTAATATGA
- the thiE gene encoding thiamine phosphate synthase, producing MINKADVDYTLYLVTDRGLMSTATLEEAVENSIKGGCTVVQLREKDASSREFYDIAMNIKRVTDHFNVPLIINDRVDIALAMDAAGIHIGQGDLPAKSVRKIIGADKILGVSASSLNEALNAQMDGADYLGIGAMFKTGTKTDASIVTIDELNKIRKAVAIPLVVIGGINERTIPMFNGTDIDGVAVVSAIIASNDITAASASLKNLFLKTKESGNA from the coding sequence ATGATTAATAAAGCAGATGTAGATTATACTCTTTATCTTGTAACGGACCGTGGCTTAATGAGTACCGCCACGCTTGAAGAGGCTGTTGAAAATTCTATAAAGGGCGGCTGCACCGTTGTACAGCTGCGCGAGAAAGATGCTTCATCGAGAGAATTTTATGATATTGCAATGAATATAAAGCGTGTTACGGATCATTTCAATGTTCCGCTTATTATAAACGACAGAGTTGATATTGCGCTTGCTATGGATGCCGCCGGCATACATATAGGTCAGGGTGATCTTCCCGCAAAATCCGTTAGAAAAATAATTGGCGCAGATAAAATCCTTGGCGTTTCTGCCTCAAGTCTAAATGAAGCATTAAATGCTCAAATGGATGGAGCCGATTATCTTGGCATTGGCGCGATGTTTAAGACAGGCACAAAGACGGACGCCAGCATTGTAACAATCGATGAACTTAACAAAATAAGAAAGGCCGTCGCGATTCCGCTTGTTGTGATTGGCGGAATTAATGAAAGAACCATACCTATGTTTAATGGAACGGATATTGACGGAGTAGCCGTTGTTTCTGCTATAATAGCAAGTAATGATATTACAGCAGCATCGGCAAGTTTAAAAAATCTATTTTTGAAAACAAAGGAGTCGGGAAATGCCTGA
- the thiD gene encoding bifunctional hydroxymethylpyrimidine kinase/phosphomethylpyrimidine kinase: MKKALSIAGSDCSGGAGIQADLKTFSAHGVYGMSVITSVVAENTCKVYEIENISPDIVGSQIDAIFEDIETDAVKIGMLPTADCMAVVAKKLRFYRPKNIVIDPVMYSKDGSALMDPQSVDIFINEILPLADVLTPNIPEAERISGIIIDNIESMKKAAKIICQKGCKAVLVKGGHASGDATDVLFDGEQFYCFSTARINTKNTHGTGCTYSSAIASNLALGMAVQASVEKAKTYMTTAIKHSLVIGKGFGPTNHFYDLYKKGEIDYDL; encoded by the coding sequence ATGAAAAAAGCATTAAGTATCGCAGGCTCTGACTGCAGCGGCGGAGCTGGGATCCAGGCAGATTTGAAAACATTTTCGGCGCATGGCGTTTATGGCATGAGTGTGATAACTTCAGTTGTCGCTGAAAATACATGCAAAGTCTATGAAATTGAAAATATCTCACCCGATATTGTGGGCAGTCAGATAGATGCAATATTCGAGGACATTGAAACGGACGCCGTAAAAATCGGGATGCTTCCGACTGCCGACTGCATGGCGGTTGTTGCAAAAAAACTCAGGTTTTACAGGCCAAAGAATATTGTTATCGACCCGGTGATGTACTCAAAAGATGGCAGCGCTTTAATGGACCCGCAGTCTGTTGATATTTTTATAAATGAAATTCTGCCGCTGGCGGATGTTCTCACTCCCAATATCCCTGAAGCTGAAAGGATTTCGGGAATAATAATAGATAATATTGAAAGCATGAAAAAAGCTGCCAAAATAATTTGCCAAAAAGGCTGTAAAGCCGTTCTTGTAAAAGGAGGACATGCGTCAGGAGATGCAACAGACGTTTTGTTTGACGGGGAGCAGTTTTACTGTTTCAGCACTGCAAGAATAAATACAAAAAACACACACGGGACAGGATGCACATACTCTTCTGCGATTGCTTCAAATCTTGCGCTGGGCATGGCTGTTCAGGCATCTGTTGAAAAGGCAAAGACATATATGACGACGGCTATAAAACATTCACTTGTTATTGGAAAGGGATTTGGTCCTACAAATCATTTTTATGATTTATATAAAAAAGGAGAAATAGATTATGATCTATAA
- a CDS encoding TPM domain-containing protein: MKKIIACLTAVLIFSCNVFAAVPSHTYEFYVNDFANVLSSETKNYIVDTGSKTFQDSGLQIVVTTVKSLEGADIDSYSLDMLRSWGIGSKGKDNGILILFSLEDRKIKVEVGYGLEGVLNDAKVGRLLDNYAIASFKANDYDSGILNLYNAILKELGVDAGKLPKTKNEKNAFPGSLVTIIGLLILLSIVRGGRGGGFFGPFWWGGFGGGFRGGGFGGGGFGGGGFGGGGFGGGGFSGGGGSGGGGGASRGF, translated from the coding sequence TTGAAAAAAATAATAGCTTGTTTAACAGCAGTTTTAATATTCAGTTGTAACGTTTTTGCTGCAGTGCCGTCTCATACCTATGAATTTTATGTAAATGACTTTGCAAATGTATTAAGCAGTGAAACCAAAAATTATATAGTAGATACAGGCAGCAAAACCTTTCAAGACAGCGGCCTACAGATTGTAGTTACAACTGTAAAAAGTCTAGAAGGTGCGGATATAGACAGTTATTCCCTTGACATGCTAAGATCATGGGGAATAGGCTCAAAAGGCAAGGATAACGGCATTCTTATTCTTTTTTCCCTTGAAGACAGAAAAATTAAAGTTGAAGTCGGATATGGCCTTGAAGGAGTTCTCAATGATGCAAAAGTCGGCAGATTACTCGATAATTATGCAATTGCATCATTTAAAGCTAATGACTATGATTCTGGCATACTAAATCTTTATAATGCTATATTAAAAGAACTTGGAGTTGACGCCGGGAAACTGCCAAAAACAAAAAATGAAAAAAATGCATTCCCCGGATCATTAGTTACAATTATAGGACTGCTTATACTCTTAAGTATTGTAAGAGGCGGCAGAGGGGGCGGCTTTTTCGGTCCGTTCTGGTGGGGCGGCTTTGGCGGCGGTTTCAGAGGAGGCGGTTTCGGCGGTGGCGGCTTTGGTGGAGGCGGCTTCGGCGGCGGCGGCTTCGGCGGCGGTGGCTTCAGCGGCGGTGGCGGCAGTGGCGGCGGCGGCGGAGCCTCAAGAGGATTTTAA
- the thiC gene encoding phosphomethylpyrimidine synthase ThiC: MIYKTQMEAAKNGFVTKEIATVAKEELIDEKVLLSKVAAGTVAIPANKNHKSLHPYGVGEGLKTKINVNLGISGDCADYSLEMDKVELSLKYGAEAIMDLSNYGKTREFRKKLIERSTAMIGTVPMYDAIGYLEKDLMDITAKDFLDVVRVHAEEGVDFMTIHAGINRRAVEAFSRQKRITNIVSRGGSLLFAWMKMTGNENPFYEYYDELLDILREHDVTISLGDALRPGSIHDATDAAQISELIEIGNLTKRAWDKDVQVLVEGPGHMAIDEIAANMKLEKKLCHGAPFYVLGPLVTDIAPGYDHITSAIGGAIAAANGADFLCYVTPAEHLRLPDLSDVKEGIIASKIAAHAADIAKGVKGAREIDNKMSEARRSFDWDTMFATAIDGEKARSYFESVPPADRHSCSMCGKMCAMRTVNRILNGESVEILGKECEQSGK, encoded by the coding sequence ATGATCTATAAAACCCAAATGGAAGCCGCAAAAAACGGTTTTGTTACAAAAGAGATTGCAACGGTGGCAAAGGAAGAACTGATAGATGAAAAGGTTCTGTTATCCAAAGTTGCGGCCGGAACTGTTGCAATTCCGGCAAATAAAAACCATAAATCTTTACACCCATATGGAGTCGGTGAAGGACTCAAGACGAAAATCAACGTAAATCTCGGTATTTCAGGTGACTGCGCTGATTACAGCTTGGAAATGGACAAGGTTGAACTCTCGCTCAAATATGGGGCGGAAGCGATAATGGATCTCAGCAATTACGGCAAGACCCGAGAATTCAGAAAAAAGCTGATCGAAAGATCGACAGCGATGATTGGCACGGTTCCTATGTATGATGCCATCGGGTATCTTGAAAAGGACTTAATGGATATTACCGCAAAGGATTTTTTGGATGTTGTCCGCGTTCACGCTGAAGAAGGCGTCGATTTTATGACAATACATGCCGGGATAAACCGCCGCGCAGTTGAAGCTTTCTCGAGACAGAAAAGAATTACTAATATAGTTTCACGCGGGGGCTCGCTGCTCTTCGCATGGATGAAAATGACGGGAAATGAAAATCCGTTTTATGAATATTATGACGAGCTTTTAGATATTCTTCGTGAGCATGATGTAACGATAAGTCTCGGCGACGCGTTAAGACCAGGCAGTATTCATGATGCGACCGACGCAGCGCAAATATCTGAACTAATAGAAATAGGAAATCTGACTAAACGCGCATGGGATAAAGATGTTCAGGTGCTTGTTGAAGGGCCGGGACATATGGCTATTGACGAAATCGCCGCAAATATGAAACTTGAAAAGAAGCTTTGCCACGGCGCGCCGTTTTATGTCCTGGGGCCGCTTGTGACTGACATTGCCCCGGGCTATGACCATATAACCTCCGCTATCGGCGGTGCAATTGCAGCAGCTAACGGCGCAGACTTTCTTTGCTATGTAACTCCGGCTGAGCACCTGCGTCTGCCTGACCTTTCAGATGTAAAAGAAGGGATTATTGCCTCTAAGATTGCCGCACACGCGGCAGATATTGCAAAAGGTGTGAAGGGGGCGCGTGAAATCGATAATAAAATGAGTGAGGCGCGCCGCAGCTTTGACTGGGATACAATGTTTGCGACCGCTATAGACGGCGAAAAAGCGAGGTCTTATTTTGAGAGTGTTCCGCCGGCTGACCGTCACAGCTGTTCAATGTGCGGAAAAATGTGCGCCATGCGTACGGTAAATAGAATTTTAAACGGGGAATCCGTTGAGATACTAGGAAAGGAATGTGAACAAAGTGGGAAATAA
- a CDS encoding HAD family phosphatase, producing the protein MPDFKAALFDLDGTVIDSMGVWEKIDIDFLAKRGQKVPKNYAAELAGLSFQRAAEYSIELFNFTESPAEIIDEWNGMAIYEYGHNIKLKPYAKEFLAYLKGNGIKLAVTTALSQNLYEPVLKNNGIYDMFDVFTSTDDIKREKNCPDLYLYACRKLGVSPQNCIGFDDVCSAIKGMKIAGIKAYGVYDKYSEHEKDAIIKIADGYILNFGECLRGKF; encoded by the coding sequence ATGCCTGATTTTAAGGCAGCGTTATTCGATCTTGACGGCACAGTTATCGATTCTATGGGCGTATGGGAAAAGATCGATATCGATTTTTTAGCTAAGAGAGGGCAAAAAGTCCCAAAAAATTATGCGGCGGAACTTGCGGGGCTTAGCTTTCAAAGGGCGGCAGAGTATTCAATCGAATTATTTAACTTTACCGAAAGCCCGGCTGAAATAATAGACGAGTGGAACGGTATGGCTATTTATGAATATGGGCATAACATTAAACTCAAGCCTTATGCTAAAGAATTTTTAGCCTATTTAAAAGGGAATGGTATAAAGCTTGCGGTGACAACTGCTCTTTCCCAAAACTTGTATGAGCCAGTGCTTAAAAACAATGGTATTTATGATATGTTTGACGTATTTACCTCAACAGATGATATTAAAAGAGAGAAGAATTGCCCTGATTTATATTTATATGCATGCCGAAAACTCGGAGTTTCTCCCCAAAACTGTATAGGATTTGATGATGTTTGTTCTGCAATAAAGGGAATGAAAATTGCCGGGATAAAGGCATATGGTGTATATGACAAGTATTCAGAACATGAAAAAGATGCTATAATCAAGATTGCGGATGGCTATATTCTTAATTTTGGTGAATGTTTAAGAGGTAAATTTTGA